Proteins from a genomic interval of Hornefia porci:
- a CDS encoding Na+/H+ antiporter NhaC family protein: MKEKKLLEFYGGRGMSLLPFAIFIVMIITTTFIWASISDGALWVPAFSALIIPFFFAKDKKYYSEVIIDGMASKDCLVPIVCWIFAGAFSRVLRVSGLASGIAGIAAGFGVGPTAFLIITFAASALFATASGTGFGTIAAGMGVLYPAGVALGCNHPLLAGAIISGAAFGDNLAPISDTTICSATTQGVDVPGVVRSRLKYCVAATIISVPVFIIVSMVKGADPSGTAENAAYNPWTLIMLIPVAITIYIAVKTGDIIVATTIGIVIGFVFAIPAGLIDFIHLDSNSEIPAVITVSGEGLDRTVGGVLYDGVASMIQVIVLCLLLFGSINIMRRGRGDILILNALGKVAKTATGAEWVVSLMVIVLSGIMGLNAPAILAVGASFAKPLGKQHGISPYRMANLMDAQSNTLAYCLPWSPAMIYTLSFAKDSGAPLTGIEVTPMVIYCFAMFIVMCISIMAKIGRRDLMDQLSPEMRAEYDHEDRIGEIV; the protein is encoded by the coding sequence ATGAAAGAGAAGAAACTGCTGGAGTTTTACGGCGGAAGGGGAATGTCGCTGCTTCCGTTCGCAATCTTTATTGTGATGATCATCACCACGACATTTATCTGGGCGTCTATTTCAGATGGCGCGCTGTGGGTGCCGGCTTTTTCTGCGCTGATCATTCCATTCTTTTTCGCGAAAGACAAAAAGTATTATTCCGAAGTCATTATCGATGGGATGGCCAGTAAAGACTGTCTGGTTCCGATCGTCTGCTGGATATTTGCAGGCGCGTTTTCCAGGGTGCTGCGCGTGTCCGGGCTGGCTTCGGGCATTGCGGGAATTGCCGCGGGCTTCGGCGTGGGTCCGACCGCGTTTCTGATTATTACATTTGCGGCTTCGGCGTTGTTTGCTACGGCTTCCGGTACAGGCTTCGGAACCATTGCGGCAGGAATGGGAGTTCTTTATCCTGCGGGAGTCGCGCTGGGCTGCAATCATCCGCTGCTGGCGGGAGCCATTATCTCCGGAGCAGCGTTCGGCGACAATCTGGCGCCCATTTCCGACACGACGATATGCTCTGCGACAACGCAGGGAGTCGATGTGCCCGGCGTCGTCAGATCCAGACTGAAATACTGCGTTGCGGCGACAATCATTTCGGTGCCGGTGTTCATCATCGTCAGCATGGTGAAGGGAGCGGATCCGAGCGGGACCGCGGAAAACGCGGCGTATAATCCATGGACGCTGATCATGCTCATTCCGGTGGCGATAACCATCTATATCGCTGTTAAAACCGGTGACATCATCGTCGCCACCACGATCGGAATCGTAATCGGATTCGTCTTCGCAATTCCGGCGGGGCTGATCGATTTCATTCATCTGGACTCGAACTCTGAAATTCCTGCGGTTATAACAGTATCGGGAGAGGGTCTTGACAGAACGGTAGGCGGCGTTCTCTATGACGGCGTTGCAAGTATGATACAGGTCATCGTGCTCTGCCTGTTGCTGTTCGGTTCGATCAATATTATGAGAAGAGGCCGCGGGGATATTCTGATCCTGAATGCGCTTGGGAAAGTTGCAAAGACTGCTACAGGAGCGGAATGGGTTGTTTCGCTGATGGTTATCGTTCTGTCCGGGATCATGGGACTGAACGCGCCGGCGATTCTGGCTGTCGGGGCATCCTTTGCGAAGCCGCTGGGGAAACAGCACGGGATCTCTCCGTACAGGATGGCTAATCTGATGGACGCCCAGTCGAATACGCTGGCATATTGTCTGCCCTGGTCTCCGGCGATGATTTATACGCTGAGTTTCGCCAAGGATTCCGGAGCGCCTCTCACGGGAATTGAAGTAACGCCGATGGTGATATACTGCTTCGCGATGTTTATCGTGATGTGCATTTCCATTATGGCGAAGATAGGCAGAAGGGATCTGATGGATCAGCTGTCGCCGGAAATGAGAGCGGAATACGATCATGAGGATCGCATCGGTGAAATCGTTTAA
- a CDS encoding sigma-54-dependent transcriptional regulator produces the protein MFSILIVDDEPDYRETLSLLFETLGYRTAQAGSAEEALTLLEQRFFPLVVTDMMMEGMSGIDLLKIVKADYSDEIEVIMVTGYGSIETAVETMKIGAFGYFIKSHDPAELRQEIEKAVECLEARKRKLIDSSQDSFVIGSRNPQMARIWALINKVADSNANVLITGESGTGKEIVAKRLHDLSSRRDRPFVPINCQSMPPGLIESELFGYEKGAFTGAGDRHIGKLEQGSGGTVFLDEIGDMSMDIQVKLLRTLENHQIERIGSTQSVDVNFRVVSATNKDIRKAVEEGNFREDLMYRINTFEIHIPPLRDRREDIPDFVEYFIRKYAAETGKYIRGMSDDTKNYLMNYSYPGNIRELKNIVERLVILASKDGILSLEDGRPESGAEGTEGGRVSHIESYKEAKRDFEIRYIRDVLKREGGNITWAAEAMGLSRRQLFNKIKELNIRVD, from the coding sequence ATGTTTAGTATATTGATCGTGGATGATGAGCCGGATTACAGAGAGACGCTGAGTCTTCTCTTCGAGACGCTTGGATATCGGACGGCGCAGGCCGGCTCTGCGGAGGAAGCGCTGACGCTGCTTGAACAAAGGTTTTTTCCGCTGGTTGTAACGGATATGATGATGGAGGGAATGAGCGGGATCGATCTGCTGAAAATCGTGAAAGCGGATTATTCGGACGAGATTGAAGTCATCATGGTGACGGGATACGGAAGCATTGAAACCGCTGTGGAAACCATGAAGATCGGCGCTTTCGGATATTTTATCAAGAGCCACGATCCGGCGGAACTGCGGCAGGAGATTGAGAAGGCTGTGGAATGTCTTGAGGCCAGGAAAAGGAAACTCATCGACAGCAGTCAGGACAGTTTTGTGATTGGCAGCAGAAATCCGCAGATGGCAAGGATCTGGGCGCTGATAAACAAAGTTGCGGATTCCAACGCAAATGTGCTGATCACCGGTGAAAGCGGAACCGGTAAAGAAATCGTGGCGAAGCGGCTTCACGACCTTAGCAGCCGGAGAGACCGTCCCTTTGTTCCTATTAACTGTCAGAGCATGCCGCCCGGCCTTATTGAGTCGGAACTTTTCGGATATGAGAAGGGAGCGTTCACGGGAGCCGGAGACCGTCATATTGGAAAACTGGAGCAGGGAAGCGGCGGAACCGTGTTTCTGGACGAAATCGGAGACATGAGTATGGATATCCAGGTGAAGCTGCTGCGGACACTGGAAAATCACCAGATAGAACGCATAGGCTCAACACAGTCTGTGGATGTGAATTTCAGAGTGGTAAGCGCCACCAACAAAGATATCCGGAAGGCGGTTGAGGAAGGTAATTTTCGGGAAGATCTGATGTATCGGATCAATACCTTTGAGATTCACATTCCTCCGCTTCGTGACAGGAGAGAAGATATTCCGGATTTTGTCGAATATTTTATCAGAAAGTACGCTGCAGAAACGGGGAAATATATCAGAGGAATGAGTGATGATACGAAAAATTATCTGATGAATTATTCCTATCCCGGTAATATTCGGGAGCTGAAAAACATCGTGGAGAGACTTGTCATTCTGGCGTCGAAAGACGGAATACTGTCTCTGGAGGACGGTCGCCCGGAAAGCGGAGCAGAAGGTACAGAGGGTGGACGGGTAAGTCATATCGAGTCATACAAAGAGGCAAAGAGGGATTTTGAGATACGCTATATCCGGGATGTCCTGAAGAGGGAGGGCGGAAACATCACATGGGCTGCGGAGGCCATGGGGCTGAGCCGCAGGCAGCTTTTCAACAAAATCAAGGAACTGAATATCCGGGTGGACTAG
- a CDS encoding sigma-54 interaction domain-containing protein: MSTELRNSSGTKISRPGTSKYNFNDIVTQNQTFLKSFDKLRRLAASESTILVFGETGTGKELISHTIHANSPRRSKPFIIQNCAAIPENLMETTLFGSVKGSYTGATDRPGLFEVADGGTLFLDEINSIPYNMQGKLLRVLETNTVRRVGDTDDRQIDVRIIASTNEDIAMLVNNGRFRKDLWFRLNVASFYVPPLRERIEDIPLLCRHYIEYFNAIRNHRVSGIEKNLMNFFMQYPWEGNIRELRNVIDYACNIKSCGEITYDDVPDYMIHRSAYMEGEETSGNQSMQVSMGYQQVQPGRSLTDQLNAFEKEIILNAYERNRYSITKTAKELKISRQTLYNKLKKYSVT, from the coding sequence ATGTCCACAGAACTGCGAAATTCCTCAGGAACGAAGATTAGCAGACCGGGAACCTCAAAATATAACTTTAACGATATTGTTACGCAGAATCAAACGTTTCTTAAAAGCTTTGACAAGCTCAGACGATTGGCGGCCAGTGAATCGACAATATTGGTCTTTGGAGAAACGGGAACCGGAAAAGAACTGATCTCCCATACAATTCATGCGAATAGTCCGCGCCGGAGCAAACCGTTCATCATACAGAACTGTGCGGCGATTCCGGAAAATCTCATGGAGACAACATTGTTTGGTTCTGTCAAAGGGAGTTATACCGGCGCTACAGATCGTCCGGGCCTGTTTGAAGTCGCTGACGGGGGAACATTGTTTCTTGATGAGATCAATTCAATTCCCTATAACATGCAGGGGAAACTCCTGCGTGTTCTGGAAACTAATACGGTTCGAAGGGTCGGCGATACAGATGACCGGCAGATTGACGTTCGTATAATTGCCTCGACCAATGAAGATATCGCCATGCTGGTGAATAACGGCCGATTCCGCAAGGATTTATGGTTTCGTCTCAATGTCGCCAGTTTCTATGTTCCGCCTCTGCGGGAGCGGATCGAGGATATACCGCTGCTTTGCCGACATTATATTGAATATTTTAATGCCATTCGAAACCACAGAGTTTCCGGAATTGAAAAAAACCTTATGAATTTCTTTATGCAGTATCCGTGGGAAGGAAATATCCGCGAACTTCGTAATGTTATTGATTACGCCTGTAACATTAAGTCCTGCGGTGAAATCACATATGATGATGTTCCGGATTATATGATACATCGCAGTGCATATATGGAGGGGGAAGAAACTTCCGGAAATCAATCGATGCAGGTGTCGATGGGATATCAGCAAGTTCAGCCGGGCAGAAGCCTGACCGATCAGCTGAACGCTTTTGAAAAAGAAATTATTTTAAATGCATATGAGCGGAACCGTTACAGCATTACAAAAACTGCAAAGGAACTGAAGATTTCACGTCAGACGTTGTATAACAAACTAAAAAAATATAGTGTAACATAA
- a CDS encoding glycyl radical protein: MLNPRLQRMRDKLWNTRPCITSERLVLATEAYKKFAGTAIPEFRAEVVRYIAERMTTLIMEDELIVGTPTNKYRGANLHPEFQSSSWYISDIDEFSTRSKDPYDISPEDKKIILETLPYWEGKSMEDMSKDAIPAHIRECMADDIITVGLTNGVSGETTCDHEKLLSVGLKGYMQECRENIAKTPGTCKEDQEKIDFWKACIIQCDGLITYAHRMADEAERQAAECTDAKRKKELLTIAENCRVVPENPPQTFQQALQMVWFAHVYFHIEVCTTACGYGRFDQYMWPFYKKDVIDEKNITEDEAFEMLACLYLKSCEVYEVRDKWYATSFAGYPMWEILIVGGQTPDGRDATNELSYVCLEVANQLKTTQPVMAVRVWEGSPEALIRKGCEMIQDGQANPGFFNDDAAMKMALGKGCTLEEARDWTIVGCIQPGPGGGTTDGSPDAGYVNMGKMLEFVLHNGVDPSTGKLMGLQTGDPREFKDIEEFKDALKKQIIHHYSLVRTGYNIMQSMHMLRFPVIFAGMVTKGCVESGKSVQDGGAKYSTAGLYITGAANMADSIEAIEECVYRDKDITMDQLIRALDNNFEGEERMRQLLLNKPEKYGNDLPHVDGIYREMMHFIADEVQTWKDARGGTYSFNVHSQTVNVSHGMVTGATPDGRLAGEPFCDNSSPMMGRDISGPTATVKSVASMGQEAFHDGALFNLRFDPKGVEGEKGLAAIEGVIKTYFKYGGEHIQINVVDNKTLRDAQIHPEHHKGLMVRVAGYMAYFTELDKGAQDTIIGRTAHYES, encoded by the coding sequence ATGCTGAATCCAAGATTACAAAGAATGCGGGACAAGCTTTGGAATACCCGTCCGTGCATCACATCTGAGAGGCTGGTTCTGGCAACAGAAGCCTACAAAAAATTTGCGGGAACCGCGATTCCGGAATTCCGGGCAGAGGTCGTCCGTTATATTGCGGAGCGAATGACAACACTGATTATGGAGGACGAGCTGATCGTCGGGACCCCGACCAACAAATACAGGGGCGCCAATCTGCACCCTGAATTCCAGTCCAGTTCCTGGTATATCAGTGATATTGACGAATTTTCCACACGATCCAAGGATCCGTACGATATCTCTCCGGAGGACAAAAAAATCATCCTGGAAACTCTGCCGTACTGGGAAGGGAAATCCATGGAGGATATGTCCAAAGATGCGATCCCTGCACATATACGGGAATGTATGGCGGACGATATTATCACAGTGGGTCTGACAAACGGCGTATCCGGAGAAACAACCTGCGATCACGAAAAACTCCTGTCCGTAGGACTGAAGGGGTATATGCAGGAATGCCGCGAAAACATAGCTAAAACTCCCGGAACCTGCAAAGAGGATCAGGAAAAAATCGATTTCTGGAAGGCCTGCATCATCCAGTGCGACGGTCTGATCACCTACGCACACCGCATGGCTGATGAAGCAGAGCGCCAGGCAGCCGAATGTACCGATGCGAAACGAAAAAAAGAACTTCTGACAATCGCAGAAAACTGCAGAGTCGTGCCGGAAAATCCTCCCCAGACCTTCCAGCAGGCCCTTCAGATGGTCTGGTTCGCTCACGTCTACTTTCATATCGAAGTCTGCACCACCGCATGCGGATACGGCAGATTCGATCAGTACATGTGGCCCTTCTACAAAAAAGATGTCATCGATGAGAAAAACATCACCGAGGACGAAGCCTTCGAGATGCTGGCCTGCCTGTATCTGAAGTCCTGTGAGGTATATGAGGTCAGAGACAAATGGTACGCAACCTCCTTCGCCGGATATCCGATGTGGGAGATTCTGATCGTAGGCGGTCAGACTCCGGACGGCAGAGACGCGACCAACGAATTGTCCTATGTCTGCCTGGAAGTGGCGAACCAGCTGAAGACCACCCAGCCGGTCATGGCCGTGAGAGTCTGGGAGGGTTCTCCTGAAGCGCTGATCCGCAAGGGCTGTGAAATGATTCAGGACGGACAGGCCAACCCCGGCTTCTTCAACGATGACGCCGCCATGAAAATGGCGCTGGGCAAGGGATGCACTCTTGAGGAGGCGCGGGACTGGACAATCGTAGGATGCATTCAGCCCGGACCCGGAGGAGGTACAACAGACGGCTCCCCCGACGCAGGTTATGTGAATATGGGAAAAATGCTGGAATTCGTTCTTCATAACGGAGTAGATCCGTCCACCGGAAAGCTCATGGGACTCCAGACCGGAGACCCGAGGGAATTCAAGGATATTGAAGAATTCAAGGATGCTCTGAAGAAGCAGATTATCCATCACTACAGTCTGGTCCGGACCGGTTACAACATTATGCAGAGCATGCATATGCTCCGTTTCCCGGTCATCTTCGCGGGAATGGTGACAAAGGGCTGCGTAGAAAGTGGAAAATCCGTACAGGACGGTGGTGCCAAGTACTCAACAGCAGGTTTGTACATTACCGGTGCCGCAAACATGGCGGATTCTATCGAGGCTATCGAGGAGTGCGTTTACAGAGACAAAGACATCACGATGGATCAGCTGATCAGGGCGCTTGACAACAACTTCGAAGGCGAAGAGCGGATGCGGCAGCTGCTGCTCAACAAACCGGAAAAATACGGGAACGACCTGCCTCACGTAGACGGGATTTACCGGGAAATGATGCACTTTATCGCCGACGAGGTGCAGACCTGGAAGGATGCCAGAGGCGGCACCTATTCCTTCAACGTCCATTCGCAGACAGTAAACGTGTCTCACGGAATGGTCACAGGTGCAACTCCGGACGGACGTCTTGCCGGCGAGCCGTTCTGTGACAACTCCTCTCCGATGATGGGAAGAGATATCAGCGGACCGACAGCTACAGTGAAATCAGTCGCGTCCATGGGACAGGAGGCGTTTCATGACGGCGCTCTGTTCAATCTCCGCTTCGACCCCAAAGGAGTCGAAGGAGAAAAAGGTCTCGCTGCAATCGAAGGCGTCATCAAGACCTACTTCAAATATGGCGGAGAGCACATTCAGATCAACGTTGTGGATAACAAAACACTCCGGGATGCGCAGATCCATCCGGAGCACCACAAAGGACTGATGGTGCGTGTTGCCGGGTACATGGCCTACTTCACCGAGCTGGACAAAGGAGCTCAGGACACCATCATCGGACGAACGGCACATTATGAATCATAA
- a CDS encoding ATP-binding protein codes for MGNEEKRAAWKFVVIFILIAAAGGIFYKGYSMYQEQTMGQIVSKYAEEGPLIYGADDSAPPLRYVDRDGQYKGVVPDYIGLISIELGIDIRCVPYKWEDALDAVKTGKSDMIDVFVNADRSKYMVFTKPLYTLRTIMVTRRSRNYTLNDIDSLKVATQRGDFANGYLKEHYPNARLVYVHDVGKALELLIDGKVDGVIGDEPVTQYYAAELGIRDQIRTINTALYEEPVVIGVSKDKADLVKPLNYAIDKINRSGQPEKIQQLWFGISTPLLKTGSTATQIFRYLMVILLLAALAFGIKFIENRLLRRQVRLRTRELEDSRNELALMLNEMPEGVLVIDRKGLIQSTNAPAASFVKLAPEELQGMHYADYVKRLGTEQTEQIIEAVEKHETGTTLRADRGRTILECKLLELGTERKKDLMMTIEDTTVDVVKNNQLLQSSKMIAVGQLAAGMAHQLRNPLGIIRTHSYLLSHNLSIDHRGQRSLRYIDENVERASSIIDNVMNFWRIADTSISEICLKEFIDSIVVLNADEIRKKELTVEVDCDGALSVRSSQESLKHILMNLIQNAIEAVDEQSGRIIVRARRGNDRILLIDCEDNGCGIPKEEQEFLYNPFFTTKPPGEGTGLGLYIVYSEIERLGGEISLESAVGRGSVFHLRIPDGESPGQNTCGDRKEGTAV; via the coding sequence ATGGGAAATGAGGAAAAACGGGCCGCCTGGAAATTCGTGGTCATCTTTATTCTGATAGCGGCAGCGGGCGGGATTTTCTACAAAGGATATTCGATGTATCAGGAGCAGACGATGGGGCAGATTGTTTCAAAGTATGCTGAAGAGGGCCCGCTGATTTACGGCGCTGACGATAGCGCGCCGCCGCTCCGTTACGTAGACCGGGACGGGCAGTATAAGGGAGTGGTGCCGGATTACATCGGGCTGATTTCCATCGAACTCGGTATCGATATCAGGTGTGTGCCGTACAAATGGGAGGACGCTCTGGATGCGGTGAAGACCGGGAAGAGCGACATGATTGATGTCTTTGTGAACGCAGATCGATCGAAATACATGGTATTCACCAAACCGCTGTATACCCTTCGAACCATTATGGTCACAAGGCGCAGCAGAAATTACACGCTGAATGATATTGACAGTTTGAAGGTAGCGACACAGCGGGGAGATTTTGCCAACGGATATCTGAAGGAACATTATCCGAACGCGAGGCTGGTCTATGTACACGATGTAGGGAAGGCTCTGGAACTGCTGATTGACGGAAAAGTAGACGGAGTGATCGGCGACGAGCCGGTGACACAGTATTATGCGGCGGAATTAGGGATACGTGATCAGATCAGAACCATCAATACGGCGCTTTATGAGGAACCGGTGGTGATCGGTGTCAGTAAGGACAAGGCGGATCTCGTAAAGCCGCTGAATTATGCGATAGACAAAATCAACCGATCCGGACAGCCGGAGAAGATTCAGCAGCTATGGTTCGGGATTTCCACGCCTCTGCTGAAGACCGGGAGCACAGCGACGCAGATTTTTCGATATCTGATGGTGATCCTGCTGCTTGCGGCACTTGCCTTCGGCATCAAGTTCATTGAGAACAGACTGCTGCGGAGACAAGTCCGACTGCGTACCAGAGAGCTTGAAGACAGCCGGAACGAACTGGCGCTGATGTTAAATGAGATGCCGGAGGGCGTACTGGTAATCGACAGAAAAGGCCTGATCCAATCCACGAACGCACCGGCTGCGTCCTTTGTGAAACTAGCTCCGGAGGAACTGCAGGGAATGCATTACGCGGATTATGTGAAGCGACTGGGTACTGAGCAGACGGAGCAGATCATTGAAGCAGTCGAAAAGCATGAAACCGGAACCACGCTCCGGGCGGACAGGGGTCGGACCATACTGGAGTGCAAGCTTCTTGAGCTTGGAACGGAGCGAAAAAAGGATCTCATGATGACCATTGAGGACACTACGGTGGATGTGGTGAAAAATAATCAGCTGCTGCAGTCCTCCAAGATGATCGCGGTGGGACAGCTGGCGGCGGGGATGGCTCACCAGCTCAGGAATCCGCTGGGGATTATCCGCACTCACAGTTATCTGCTGAGTCATAATTTAAGCATAGATCACAGAGGACAGAGATCGCTCCGGTATATAGATGAAAATGTGGAGCGTGCCAGCTCCATTATAGACAATGTTATGAACTTCTGGCGGATAGCCGATACCAGTATATCGGAAATCTGTCTGAAGGAATTCATCGATTCTATTGTGGTCTTGAATGCAGACGAGATCAGGAAAAAAGAACTGACTGTGGAGGTGGACTGCGATGGGGCTCTTAGCGTCAGAAGCAGTCAGGAATCGCTGAAGCATATTCTGATGAATCTCATACAAAATGCGATAGAGGCGGTGGATGAGCAGTCAGGAAGGATTATCGTCAGAGCTCGCAGAGGGAACGATCGCATTCTTCTCATCGACTGTGAAGACAATGGCTGCGGAATTCCGAAAGAAGAACAGGAATTTCTCTATAATCCTTTTTTTACGACCAAACCTCCCGGAGAAGGAACCGGACTGGGGCTGTATATCGTCTATTCTGAAATCGAACGTCTGGGCGGTGAGATCAGCCTGGAATCAGCGGTTGGAAGGGGAAGTGTATTTCATCTCCGCATACCGGATGGGGAATCGCCCGGGCAGAACACCTGTGGTGATCGGAAGGAAGGAACTGCCGTATGA
- a CDS encoding SDR family NAD(P)-dependent oxidoreductase has translation MTNERKVCVVTGASGGIGSAIVKKFYDSGYDVAMLDINAGALEKVVGREGFDPARVSSHMLDVSDEQQVKDTVAEILNARGRIDALVNTAAIIGKYNPTIDYSFENFKRIYEINVFGTFLMMEHILPIMKNQGKGSIVNFGSVSGMTGYTYEIGYGSSKWAIIGMTKNVANEYGQFGIRANSVSPGWVNTDMFRASVEDYKNFSDSQVTLGPLGRPAEPDEIANVVYFLSSDEASYVNGSNVLADGGMMLG, from the coding sequence ATGACAAATGAACGAAAGGTATGTGTTGTAACCGGCGCATCCGGAGGCATCGGCTCCGCGATTGTAAAAAAATTTTATGACAGCGGCTATGATGTGGCAATGCTGGATATCAATGCCGGCGCATTAGAAAAGGTTGTCGGAAGGGAAGGGTTCGACCCGGCGCGTGTGAGCTCCCATATGCTGGATGTTTCTGACGAACAGCAGGTAAAGGATACAGTCGCCGAAATTCTCAACGCCCGGGGACGGATCGACGCACTGGTAAACACCGCTGCGATTATCGGCAAATATAATCCGACCATCGACTATTCCTTTGAAAACTTTAAAAGAATCTATGAGATCAATGTGTTCGGTACATTCCTGATGATGGAGCATATTCTTCCGATCATGAAAAATCAGGGCAAAGGCAGCATCGTCAATTTCGGTTCCGTCTCGGGGATGACCGGATACACCTACGAAATCGGATACGGATCCAGCAAGTGGGCGATTATCGGTATGACAAAAAATGTCGCGAATGAATACGGACAGTTCGGCATCCGCGCCAATTCTGTATCTCCGGGCTGGGTCAATACAGATATGTTCCGGGCCTCAGTGGAAGACTATAAGAATTTCAGCGATTCCCAGGTAACGCTCGGACCGCTGGGCAGACCCGCAGAGCCGGATGAAATCGCCAATGTCGTATACTTCCTCAGTTCTGATGAAGCGAGTTATGTGAACGGCTCCAACGTGCTGGCCGACGGCGGCATGATGCTGGGGTGA
- a CDS encoding glycyl-radical enzyme activating protein, with amino-acid sequence MCKESRALVGSIQKFSTEDGPGIRTTVFFKGCPLNCRWCHNPELINAEQELIQLPNSCIGCGYCIQICPQKAITPDEDSRIEIDRRKCDGCMKCVDGCYAQALKRVAAPMTAQEIFRQVLQDKEFYEQTGGGMTLSGGEILSNQNIVRELISLAENSGVGVCLDTSGFGDGVFLLEMALRDIVTDILFDIKTVDPAAHKALTGQSNDVILGNLQMLAEHPVIRDKIQIRMPLMAGVNDGEGEIEAVIVLMRGMGLRRATLLPYHDLGISKMNNLGRQQERFQPPSEERLDVIRTMMESEGITTDILGRV; translated from the coding sequence ATGTGTAAGGAATCGAGGGCCCTGGTGGGGTCCATTCAGAAATTCTCCACAGAGGACGGGCCGGGAATCCGGACGACAGTGTTTTTCAAAGGCTGTCCGCTGAACTGCAGATGGTGTCATAATCCGGAGCTGATTAATGCGGAGCAGGAGCTCATTCAGCTTCCGAACAGCTGTATCGGATGCGGCTATTGCATACAGATTTGTCCGCAGAAAGCAATTACGCCGGATGAAGACAGCAGGATTGAGATTGACCGGAGGAAATGCGATGGCTGTATGAAATGCGTGGACGGCTGTTATGCTCAGGCACTCAAGCGCGTCGCAGCTCCGATGACAGCGCAGGAGATTTTTCGTCAGGTGCTTCAGGACAAAGAATTCTATGAGCAGACAGGAGGCGGAATGACTCTGAGCGGGGGAGAAATTCTGTCGAATCAGAATATCGTTCGGGAACTGATCAGCCTGGCAGAAAACTCCGGGGTTGGCGTATGTCTCGATACTTCAGGATTCGGCGACGGGGTTTTCCTTCTGGAAATGGCTCTGCGGGATATCGTAACTGATATTCTGTTTGACATTAAAACCGTGGATCCTGCCGCACACAAAGCCTTGACGGGACAGAGCAACGATGTGATTCTCGGAAATCTGCAGATGCTGGCGGAGCATCCCGTGATTCGGGACAAAATACAGATCAGAATGCCTCTTATGGCGGGGGTTAATGACGGAGAAGGGGAGATTGAAGCGGTGATTGTTCTCATGCGCGGCATGGGGCTTCGCCGGGCCACATTGCTTCCCTACCACGACCTCGGGATATCCAAGATGAATAATCTTGGCAGACAGCAGGAACGATTTCAGCCGCCGTCGGAGGAGAGGCTGGATGTAATCCGGACAATGATGGAATCTGAAGGAATTACGACTGATATATTAGGCAGAGTCTGA